One genomic window of Solanum stenotomum isolate F172 chromosome 9, ASM1918654v1, whole genome shotgun sequence includes the following:
- the LOC125877443 gene encoding uncharacterized protein LOC125877443, translating to MGEEIIYGDVTDLAETIAHLVIHTSLIEMPMAAPSGTTTFEGMANTRKNATRNEEGNDEKEVLLQARPQASPQAPVDLSDMSNAEIGLAFQMFTQAMTTQVSREMIVSLNTNENFTALRVRDFMRMKSSEFYGSKVVEDPQGFIDEVYKVLSIKGVNSVEKAELVAYKLKDVAQVWYKQLKDGRLVGAGPIEWEVSKLAFLDRFFPRELRESKVEEFINLRQGCMSVREYALNFTQLSKYAPFMMVDSRDMMSSQNSRKKNREAKMDRTVDVNFSNTNYDEQSRPKNSGQDSKKTPRFDQEKGSGSPLPKPTCTKSGRNYHGKCLAGMEGFYGCGKNGHKMRDCPVLKAK from the exons ATGGGGGAGGAGATAATATATGGAGATGTGACAGATCTTGCGGAGACGATTGCACATTTGGTGATCCATACATCACTGATAGAAATGCCCATGGCAGCTCCTAGTGGAACCACTACTTTTGAG ggtatggctaatacaaggAAAAATGCTACGAGGAATGAGGAAGGCAATGATGAGAAAGAAGTTCTTCTCCAAGCTCGACCCCAAGCATCTCCTCAAGCTCCAGTTGATCTTTCGGATATGTCGAATGCGGAGATTGGGTTGGCTTTCCAAATGTTTACACAAGCCATGACGACTCAAGTCAGTAGGGAAATGATTGTTTCGTTGAACACTAATGAGAATTTCACGGCTTTAagagtgagggattttatgagaaTGAAATCTTCGgagttttatggctccaaagtggtgGAGGATCCTCAAGGGTTTAtagatgaggtgtataaggtgctATCTATCAAGGGGGTGAATTCGGTAGAGAAAGCGGAGTTAGTTGCTTACAAATTGAAAGATGTAGCACAAGTATGGTATAAGCAATTGAAGGATGGTAGACTGGTAGGAGCGGGACCAATAGAGTGGGAAGTGTCCAAATTagcatttcttgataggttctttccccgagagttgAGGGAATCTAAGGTGGAAGAGTTCataaaccttaggcaaggtTGTATGAGTGTTAGGGAGTATGCCTTGAATTTTACCCAattatccaagtatgctccatttATGATGGTGGATTCGAGAGATATGATGAGTAG TCAAAATTCAAGGAAAAAGAATAGGGAGGCAAAAATGGATAGGACCGTTGATGTGAACTTCTCCAATACTAATTACGATGAACAAAGTAGACCTAAGAATTCCGGTCAAGATTCTAAAAAAACCCCTAGGTTTGACCAAGAAAAAGGTAGTGGGTCTCCATTACCTAAGCCTACTTGCACCAAGTCTGGGAGAAATTAccatggtaagtgcctagccggcaTGGAGGGGTtttatggttgtggaaagaatgGGCACAAAATGAGAGATTGCCCGGTGCTTAAGGCTAAGTGA